Proteins from a single region of Paraglaciecola sp. T6c:
- a CDS encoding AI-2E family transporter, protein MQMKYSPSLKVLLILASLVVVLAGVKAASTIVVPFLLSIFIAMSCSPIINWANRYRVPRALSVVLVILLIVVFGFMLAGLVGQSMNDFSENVPKYRKQLVEQFSFVIGRLNDFNIQLNQDQLLSYLDPGAAMNMATSLLTSLGGVLTNFLLILLIVVFMLFEAESFPRKIHIALDDPNMKMRQIDKFLLSVKNYLAIKTLVSLATGLVIGLWLYFLGVDHYLLWAMMAFLLNYIPNIGSIIAAIPAVLLALVQLGPGVAGLTALGFVVTNTVMGNIVEPRYMGRGLGLSTLVVFLSLIFWGWLLGTVGMLLSVPLTMIVKIALESGQDTRWIALLLASDGPELKQLEQEEGQEDSGQEDSAQGPSEQEDEKA, encoded by the coding sequence ATGCAAATGAAATACTCTCCTTCGCTGAAAGTGTTATTAATACTCGCGTCACTTGTTGTTGTTCTCGCAGGCGTTAAGGCGGCAAGCACAATCGTCGTACCATTCCTATTATCAATTTTTATTGCGATGTCTTGCAGCCCCATAATTAACTGGGCTAATCGTTATCGGGTGCCAAGAGCGTTATCCGTTGTATTGGTTATACTGCTTATCGTTGTTTTTGGATTTATGCTCGCGGGGCTTGTTGGGCAATCTATGAATGACTTTAGCGAAAACGTACCAAAATACCGTAAACAATTGGTCGAGCAATTTTCTTTCGTTATCGGGCGCTTAAACGATTTCAATATACAACTTAATCAAGACCAGCTGTTGTCTTATCTTGACCCTGGCGCAGCTATGAATATGGCAACTAGCTTATTAACTAGCCTTGGTGGTGTTCTAACAAACTTTTTGCTTATTCTTCTGATTGTGGTGTTCATGCTGTTTGAAGCCGAATCGTTTCCTCGTAAAATTCATATTGCTTTGGACGATCCGAACATGAAGATGCGTCAAATAGACAAGTTCTTACTGTCGGTCAAAAACTACTTGGCGATTAAAACTCTCGTAAGCTTAGCTACTGGCTTGGTGATTGGCCTTTGGTTGTATTTCTTAGGTGTAGACCATTACCTGTTATGGGCGATGATGGCATTTCTATTAAATTACATTCCAAATATTGGCTCGATAATCGCCGCTATTCCAGCGGTATTACTTGCGCTAGTGCAATTAGGGCCAGGTGTCGCAGGTTTAACCGCGCTGGGGTTTGTTGTGACGAATACCGTGATGGGCAATATAGTTGAGCCAAGATATATGGGACGTGGCTTAGGCTTGTCCACGTTGGTTGTATTTCTATCCTTAATATTTTGGGGCTGGTTGCTTGGCACCGTCGGTATGCTGTTGTCAGTACCTTTGACTATGATCGTTAAAATCGCTCTAGAGTCCGGCCAAGATACCCGCTGGATTGCATTGCTATTAGCCAGCGATGGCCCAGAACTTAAACAGTTAGAGCAGGAAGAGGGACAAGAAGACAGCGGACAAGAAGATAGCGCGCAAGGACCAAGCGAACAAGAAGATGAGAAAGCCTAA